A stretch of the Sulfuritortus calidifontis genome encodes the following:
- the folE gene encoding GTP cyclohydrolase I FolE, translating into MPAPRPGSLGIPRSGKFDVAAFEQAITDLLRACGVEPDAVHTGRTAQRVRELWQRRLLGGYDMDPGEALGEGFQDERDDMVVVRGIAVHGVCPHHLVPFRGVAHVAYVPGGRLHGFGRIARMVDAIGHRFTYQEWMTRDIAEALITHGKAKGAACVIEAEQLCLLLGEDRRGDERVVTQAYTGCFKQDAQYRNEFLRALGGPLP; encoded by the coding sequence ATGCCCGCCCCCAGGCCCGGCAGCCTGGGCATCCCCCGCAGCGGCAAGTTCGATGTCGCCGCCTTCGAGCAGGCGATCACCGATCTCTTGCGTGCCTGCGGGGTCGAGCCGGATGCGGTGCATACCGGCCGCACCGCCCAACGGGTGCGTGAGCTCTGGCAGCGGCGGCTGCTCGGCGGTTACGACATGGACCCGGGCGAGGCCCTGGGCGAGGGTTTTCAGGACGAGCGCGACGACATGGTGGTGGTGCGCGGCATCGCCGTACATGGGGTGTGTCCGCATCATCTGGTGCCCTTCCGCGGCGTCGCCCATGTCGCCTATGTCCCGGGCGGCCGGCTGCACGGCTTCGGCCGCATCGCCCGCATGGTCGATGCCATCGGCCATCGCTTCACCTACCAGGAATGGATGACCCGGGACATCGCCGAGGCCCTGATCACTCACGGCAAGGCCAAAGGGGCCGCCTGCGTGATCGAGGCGGAGCAACTGTGTCTGCTGCTTGGCGAGGACCGGCGCGGCGACGAGCGGGTGGTGACCCAGGCCTACACCGGCTGCTTCAAGCAGGACGCTCAGTACCGGAACGAGTTCTTGCGCGCGCTGGGCGGGCCGCTGCCTTGA
- a CDS encoding universal stress protein codes for MVRTESESSIYQAVPVAMQSSAPVSAAPRRAKPGVALLVIDGKRLEKALLPSAVQICRQLSQRLDILMTSPPQEPLHLLGRFLQLLERAGIDYRLTQAEGDLAEEAMRYVQRHRQISMVLIGADRKPSAELDMASQQLRDLGYPVGMLVA; via the coding sequence ATGGTGAGAACGGAAAGCGAATCCTCAATCTATCAGGCCGTGCCGGTCGCTATGCAGAGCAGCGCGCCGGTGTCTGCGGCCCCTCGCCGAGCCAAGCCGGGCGTGGCCCTGCTGGTTATCGATGGCAAGCGGCTGGAGAAGGCCTTGTTGCCATCGGCGGTGCAAATCTGCCGCCAGCTCAGCCAGCGGCTCGATATCTTGATGACTTCGCCTCCGCAAGAGCCATTGCACCTTTTGGGCAGGTTTTTGCAATTGCTGGAACGCGCCGGGATCGATTACCGCCTGACCCAGGCCGAAGGCGATCTGGCCGAGGAGGCGATGCGTTATGTCCAACGGCATCGGCAGATCTCCATGGTCCTGATCGGTGCCGACCGGAAGCCTAGCGCCGAGCTGGACATGGCCTCGCAGCAGTTGCGCGACCTGGGCTATCCCGTCGGTATGCTGGTCGCTTGA
- a CDS encoding DUF2238 domain-containing protein, with product MPNGKLLGLSRLVARDRPFLWFLLLIVLLVLIWSGHEPKDRFTWFLEVLPVLIGLPLLLLTYRAFPFTGLAYGLMALHAVILMIGGHYTYSEMPLFEWLQAEFGWARNHYDRVGHVAQGLVPAILAREILLRTSPLRPGKWLTFLVLCVALSISVFYEFLEWWVAIASGDEAVAFLATQGDVWDTQWDMLLALLGALAAVLLLSGVHNRQLRRRGFL from the coding sequence ATGCCCAATGGCAAACTTCTCGGCCTGTCCCGCCTGGTCGCCCGCGATCGTCCCTTCCTCTGGTTCTTGCTGCTCATCGTGCTGCTCGTCCTTATCTGGTCCGGCCACGAGCCGAAAGATCGCTTCACTTGGTTTCTGGAAGTGCTGCCGGTGCTGATCGGCCTGCCGTTGCTGCTGCTTACCTACCGGGCGTTCCCCTTCACCGGCCTGGCCTATGGCTTGATGGCGTTGCATGCCGTGATCCTGATGATCGGCGGTCATTACACCTATTCGGAGATGCCCTTGTTCGAGTGGCTGCAGGCCGAGTTCGGCTGGGCGCGTAATCACTATGATCGGGTCGGCCATGTCGCCCAGGGCCTCGTACCGGCCATCCTGGCTCGTGAAATCCTGCTGCGCACTTCGCCACTGAGGCCGGGTAAGTGGCTGACCTTCCTGGTGCTGTGCGTGGCGCTGTCGATCAGTGTCTTTTACGAATTCCTCGAGTGGTGGGTGGCCATCGCCTCCGGCGACGAGGCGGTGGCTTTCCTTGCCACCCAGGGCGATGTGTGGGATACCCAATGGGACATGCTGCTCGCCTTGCTTGGCGCCCTGGCCGCCGTGTTGCTATTGTCCGGGGTGCACAACCGGCAGCTGCGCCGGCGCGGATTTCTTTGA
- the hemW gene encoding radical SAM family heme chaperone HemW, which produces MSNHPLIPPGGLALPPPLTLYIHLPWCVRKCPYCDFNSHAQREGLPEARYVEALGRDLEAALPAIWGRPIEAVFFGGGTPSLFSPEAIDAILTRVRTLTRLNPLAEITLEANPGTFERERFQGYRQAGVNRLSLGIQSFNDDHLRALGRIHSAAEAVRAAEAALALFDSVNLDLMYALPGQSLDQAEADLRQAIALGSPHLSAYHLTLEPNTVFAAHPPALPDDELAADMQERVEARLLEAGYGHYETSAFARPGSHCRHNLNYWLFGDYLGIGAGAHSKLSFHDKILRQARVKHPEDYLRKAGSSDGVSEERSLRRSDLPFEFMMNALRLTEGFDSRLFQERTGLPLSQVEAELAEAEARGLLERGQERIRPTPTGRRFLNELLQLFLK; this is translated from the coding sequence GCCCAACGCGAAGGTCTGCCAGAGGCGCGCTATGTCGAGGCCCTCGGCCGCGATCTGGAGGCTGCCTTGCCTGCCATCTGGGGCCGGCCGATCGAGGCCGTGTTCTTCGGCGGCGGCACGCCCAGCCTGTTCTCGCCGGAGGCGATCGACGCCATCCTGACCCGGGTGCGTACCCTGACCCGGCTCAACCCGCTGGCCGAGATCACCCTGGAGGCCAACCCCGGCACCTTCGAGCGCGAGCGTTTCCAGGGCTACCGGCAGGCCGGAGTGAACCGGCTCTCGCTTGGCATCCAGAGCTTCAATGACGATCACCTGCGTGCCCTCGGCCGCATCCATTCGGCGGCCGAGGCGGTTCGCGCCGCTGAGGCGGCGCTGGCGCTGTTCGACAGCGTCAACCTCGACCTCATGTACGCTCTGCCCGGCCAAAGCCTGGACCAAGCCGAGGCCGACCTGCGCCAGGCCATTGCCCTGGGGTCGCCACACCTTTCCGCCTATCACCTCACCCTGGAGCCGAACACCGTCTTTGCCGCCCATCCGCCGGCCCTGCCGGATGATGAACTGGCTGCCGACATGCAGGAGCGGGTCGAGGCCCGGCTGCTGGAGGCCGGCTATGGGCATTACGAGACCTCGGCCTTCGCCCGGCCTGGCAGCCATTGCCGGCACAACCTGAACTACTGGCTGTTCGGCGACTATCTGGGCATCGGCGCCGGCGCCCATTCCAAGCTGTCGTTCCACGACAAGATCCTGCGCCAGGCGCGGGTCAAACATCCGGAAGACTATCTGCGCAAGGCCGGCAGTTCCGACGGGGTATCGGAGGAGCGATCGCTGCGGCGTAGCGATCTGCCGTTCGAGTTCATGATGAATGCCCTGAGGCTGACCGAGGGCTTCGACTCGCGGTTGTTCCAGGAGCGGACCGGCCTGCCCCTGAGCCAGGTCGAGGCCGAATTGGCCGAGGCCGAGGCACGCGGCCTGCTCGAGCGGGGACAGGAGCGCATTCGGCCAACCCCCACCGGCCGGCGCTTCTTGAATGAACTGCTCCAGCTCTTTCTCAAGTAG
- a CDS encoding TetR/AcrR family transcriptional regulator — MIKPLIDQRALAMSSKGEKTRSDIIEAAQNLFYHQGYHFTSFSDIVDSAGILRGNIYHYFKTKDDILAAVIDQHLARFTAMLEGWEKELREPRARLIRFTEMLIGRQDDLVHYGCPVGTLTGELGKTADTHNPAKPLFDLFLQWLARQFEALGYGREADTLALHLLGRSQGITVMTHVYRDPKLLKREVTLLQGWLTGLEPPRVKAAARPARARTRSGTERPA; from the coding sequence ATGATTAAGCCATTGATTGATCAACGGGCCCTAGCCATGTCCAGTAAAGGCGAAAAGACGCGCAGCGATATTATCGAAGCCGCCCAGAATCTCTTTTATCACCAGGGCTATCACTTCACCTCATTCAGCGACATCGTGGACAGCGCAGGCATCCTGCGCGGCAATATCTACCATTATTTCAAGACCAAGGACGACATCCTCGCCGCCGTCATCGATCAACACCTTGCCCGATTCACGGCCATGCTGGAAGGTTGGGAGAAGGAGTTGCGCGAGCCCAGGGCGCGGCTTATCCGGTTTACCGAAATGCTGATCGGCCGGCAGGATGACCTGGTCCACTATGGCTGCCCGGTCGGCACCCTGACCGGCGAACTGGGCAAGACCGCCGACACGCACAACCCCGCCAAGCCGCTGTTCGATCTCTTTCTGCAATGGCTAGCGCGGCAATTTGAAGCGTTGGGCTATGGCAGGGAAGCCGATACCTTGGCCCTGCACCTGCTCGGCCGCAGCCAGGGCATCACCGTCATGACCCATGTCTACCGCGACCCGAAACTGCTCAAGCGCGAGGTCACCCTGCTGCAAGGCTGGCTGACAGGGCTTGAACCACCCCGGGTCAAGGCAGCGGCCCGCCCAGCGCGCGCAAGAACTCGTTCCGGTACTGAGCGTCCTGCTTGA